Proteins co-encoded in one Quercus robur chromosome 8, dhQueRobu3.1, whole genome shotgun sequence genomic window:
- the LOC126696263 gene encoding uncharacterized protein LOC126696263, translating to MIVLSWNCRGLGNLRAGTVLSHLVREKAPDILFLMETKQTVDEMKLIQADLHYASMLAVPCVHRAGGLAMMWKAGVDLHVQTFSLNHIDARIMNNQPTPWRITGFYGRPEAHRKHESWELLRHLHSRDSMPWLCVGDYNEILSSEEKQGCLPRPHRPMEDFRQALLHCGLSDLGFIGNIFTWRNGRPGRAFVQERLDRACANTKWREIYPFARVHHLHAAYSDHEPILIKTQEVTQVTSRRRKPKRFEERWASDPACEGVIREAWEGVNLTGSPMYQLFEKIKACRMALVRWSRTLGNSKEQIESKYTELEALTSMNLAENQDQIHKVRDEINCLLLKDEMFWRQRSRAIWLLAGDKNTRYFHQRASQRRRKNHIQGFLDEHEQWCTSDADIARLAEKYFQNLFTTSNPTNLESVLDSVDKVVHPDMNHALLQPYTPEEVRKALFSMHPSKSPGPDGMSPFFFQKFWHVVGDDVTSAILSVLHSGHFLHKMNYTHIVLIPKINEPKNVSDYRPISLGNVVSRIVSKVIANRLKLILPNVISDSQSAFVPNRLITDNTTVAFEVLHRMRNKRTGKKGQMAIKLDISKAYDRVEWSFLRQIMLKLGFDGRWVQMAMETVHTATYSVLINGEPKGYISPSRGLKQGDPLSPYLFLLCAEGLSSLIRKAVETKHLHGILSCKNGVCISHLLFADDSFIFCQATREEGQHLLDILGRYATASGQAINSHKTSIFFSRNTRDSVKAEIQALLGGRIMEDCEPYLGLPMTGGRSKVNTFRGLQEKITKKVMGWKEKFISKAGREILIKTVAQAIPAYTMGIFKIPNALCDTLNSTIAKYWWGQTKDEKKIHWINWEKLCSPKARGGMGFRDIQAFNLALLAKQAWRLIHNTHSLFYRVYKSRYFPNCSFMDAELGNNPSYVWRSLLAARNIIRRGSKWKVGDGRTIGVSTHNWLSHEPDFLGEQQQGMMVEDLIDGHTKQWDREKVFNLFAHRTRMEILDTALPQDGSRDTLIWKETKSGAFSVKSAYKLAIRMRDIVRSEHSEARRDESSWRKVWRLNVPPKVRMFLWRACSNILPTRENLNRRRVQVDPMCGMCCQKPESVGHLLWECPLARNVWALCSGRIQKCPNTEGDFFMLLQRMVSKLEEHDVEKWAVIAWAIWNARNKYYFERIQLHPRDILRGATGFLQEYQRFMQAQQQNREAESQQ from the coding sequence ATGATCGTCCTAAGCTGGAACtgccgggggcttgggaaccttcGTGCAGGAACTGTACTCTCTCATTTGGTGAGAGAAAAGGCTCCCgatattttgtttcttatggAGACAAAACAGACAGTTGATGAGATGAAACTTATTCAAGCAGATTTACACTATGCTTCTATGCTAGCAGTCCCATGTGTCCATAGAGCGGGTGGACTCGCAATGATGTGGAAGGCAGGTGTTGATTTACACGTGCAAACTTTTTCTTTGAATCATATAGACGCTCGAATCATGAATAATCAACCTACACCTTGGAGAATAACAGGTTTCTATGGAAGACCGGAGGCACATCGAAAACATGAGTCTTGGGAACTATTAAGGCATCTGCACTCTAGAGACTCCATGCCGTGGCTGTGTGTGGGTGACTACAATGAGATACTGTCATCAGAAGAAAAGCAAGGGTGCCTCCCACGACCACACAGACCAATGGAGGATTTTAGACAAGCACTATTACACTGTGGGTTGAGTGATCTTGGTTTCATTGGGAACATATTTACCTGGAGGAATGGGAGACCGGGAAGGGCTTTTGTTCAAGAGAGGTTGGACCGGGCATGTGCAAACACTAAATGGAGGGAGATTTATCCTTTTGCAAGAGTGCATCATCTTCATGCGGCATACTCCGATCATGAGCCAATCTTAATTAAAACACAGGAAGTCACACAGGTTACAAGTAGAAGACGAAAGCCAAAGAGGTTTGAAGAAAGGTGGGCTTCGGATCCAGCTTGTGAGGGGGTGATCCGTGAGGCATGGGAGGGAGTGAACCTCACGGGTAGTCCTATGTaccaattatttgaaaaaataaaagcttgCCGCATGGCCTTGGTGAGGTGGAGCCGAACTTTAGGCAATTCTAAGGAGCAAATTGAATCGAAGTACACTGAATTGGAAGCACTAACCTCTATGAACCTAGCCGAAAACCAAGACCAGATTCACAAAGTTCGGGATGAGATTAATTGTTTGCTCTTAAAAGATGAAATGTTTTGGAGGCAGCGATCTAGGGCTATTTGGCTACTTGCAGGAGACAAAAATACAAGATACTTTCATCAGAGAGCCAGCCAACGAAGAAGAAAGAACCATATCCAGGGATTCCTTGATGAGCATGAACAATGGTGTACATCGGATGCTGACATAGCCAGATTGGCTGAAAAGTATTTTCAGAATTTATTCACAACATCAAACCCAACAAATTTGGAGTCGGTCTTGGACTCGGTGGATAAGGTGGTCCATCCAGATATGAACCATGCACTCCTTCAGCCCTACACACCAGAAGAGGTTAGAAAGGCTTTGTTCAGCATGCACCCCTCAAAGTCTCCAGGTCCCGATGGTatgtctcctttctttttccaaaaattctGGCATGTAGTAGGTGATGATGTCACGAGTGCTATTTTATCTGTTCTACATTCAGGCCATTTTCTGCATAAGATGAATTACACACACATTGTCcttattccaaaaataaatgagCCAAAAAATGTATCTGATTACCGGCCTATTAGTCTAGGAAATGTTGTATCCAGAATTGTCTCTAAAGTGATAGCAAATCGCTTGAAATTAATTCTGCCCAATGTAATATCGGATTCACAAAGTGCTTTTGTTCCAAACCGATTGATAACTGATAATACAACTGTAGCTTTTGAGGTGTTACACAGGATGAGGAATAAAAGAACAGGAAAGAAAGGGCAGATGGCAATCAAGCTGGATATCAGCAAAGCCTATGACCGGGTTGAGTGGTCTTTCCTTCGGCAAATCATGCTAAAATTGGGGTTTGATGGAAGGTGGGTGCAAATGGCTATGGAGACAGTTCATACAGCAACATACTCGGTGCTCATTAATGGAGAACCAAAGGGGTATATCTCACCTTCAAGGGGCTTAAAACAAGGAGACCCACTATCTCCCTATCTATTTTTACTATGTGCGGAGGGCCTTTCTTCCCTTATACGAAAGGCTGTGGAGACAAAACACCTACATGGgattttatcttgtaaaaatgGAGTATGCATCTCTCACTTGTTGTTTGCAGAcgatagttttattttttgccaaGCCACAAGGGAGGAGGGGCAACACCTTCTAGATATTCTTGGGAGGTATGCAACTGCTTCAGGACAAGCTATAAATAGTCACAAAACTTCCATCTTCTTTAGCAGAAATACAAGGGATTCGGTTAAGGCAGAAATACAGGCACTATTAGGGGGCAGAATTATGGAAGATTGTGAACCATACCTAGGCTTGCCCATGACCGGTGGAAGATCAAAGGTCAACACTTTCAGAGGCTTACAAGagaaaattacaaagaaagtgatggggtggaaggagaaattTATTTCAAAGGCTGGAAGGGAGATACTCATCAAAACGGTGGCCCAAGCCATCCCCGCATACACCATGGGAATTTTCAAAATCCCAAATGCCTTATGTGACACTCTAAACTCCACAATAGCTAAATATTGGTGGGGCCAGACGAaggatgaaaagaaaattcattggaTCAATTGGGAAAAGCTGTGCAGCCCAAAAGCAAGAGGAGGGATGGGGTTTCGAGACATACAAGCTTTCAATTTAGCCTTGCTAGCAAAACAAGCATGGCGACTTATCCATAACACACACTCACTGTTCTATCGGGTGTACAAATCAAGGTATTTCCCAAACTGCTCTTTCATGGATGCTGAGTTGGGAAATAATCCATCCTATGTATGGAGAAGCTTACTTGCAGCAAGAAACATCATACGGAGAGGGTCCAAGTGGAAGGTGGGAGATGGTCGAACTATCGGTGTCAGTACACACAACTGGCTATCTCATGAACCGGATTTTCTGGGTGAACAACAGCAGGGGATGATGGTTGAGGACCTGATAGACGGGCATACGAAACAATGGGATAGGGAGAAAGTTTTCAACCTCTTTGCACACAGGACAAGGATGGAGATTCTGGATACTGCACTGCCACAGGATGGAAGCCGAGACACCCTGATATGGAAGGAGACAAAATCAGGTGCTTTCTCGGTGAAGTCTGCCTATAAGCTAGCTATACGGATGAGGGACATTGTTCGGAGTGAGCACTCAGAAGCCAGAAGAGACGAATCAAGCTGGAGGAAGGTGTGGCGGTTGAACGTGCCACCAAAGGTCCGTATGTTCCTCTGGAGGGCATGCTCAAATATATTGCCAACCAGAGAGAACTTAAACAGGAGAAGAGTGCAGGTAGACCCCATGTGTGGTATGTGCTGCCAGAAGCCTGAATCAGTTGGACACCTTTTGTGGGAATGCCCCCTAGCAAGGAACGTATGGGCTCTCTGTAGTGGAAGAATTCAGAAATGCCCCAATACAGAAGGTGATTTCTTTATGCTTCTCCAAAGGATGGTGAGTAAATTAGAAGAGCATGATGTGGAGAAGTGGGCAGTCATAGCGTGGGCAATCTGGAACGCAAGAAACAAATATTACTTTGAACGGATCCAACTCCATCCAAGAGACATACTGAGGGGGGCTACCGGATTCTTGCAAGAATATCAGAGATTTATGCAGGCACAGCAGCAGAACAGAGAGGCCGAGAGTCAACAGTGA